A genomic region of Gemmata massiliana contains the following coding sequences:
- a CDS encoding DUF885 domain-containing protein: MTALRFPALAGLLLVALVGISRPQPVAADTPAPAGFAAFVDDYYAALFAWEPNQATYAGIHDFDEKLADLNAPNITHRADVLKKLHERLKTLRAGKLTADEAIDAETLDHAIRAELLELEVVRDWKRNPVVYLGKPAEGIDMLMKRSFAPPADRLKAVIGRLKAAPQLLGAMKTNVENPPKEFTDLGLIVAKGSVSFFRNDLPAWAKDAAGKDKKLFAEFEAANKPVIEAFEAAAKWIETELLPKSKGKYAIGPDAFVKKLETEEMLDVPLDKLLAIGEANLKRDQETFVATAKKIDPKRTPAEVLATLNEDHPKPEDLVGATRGTIERTRKFLVDKKIVTVPSEVRPTIAETPAFMRTGGFASMDTPGAYETKATEAFYYVTPPETEWEARRKVEHMRQFNKTGMDIITIHEAFPGHYLQFLYAKQYPTKVRKLYTCGTNVEGWAHYAEQMIVEEGYGDGDPKVRLAQLNEALLRDCRYIVGIKLHTEGWTVEQGKKFFVEQGYIEPETAFQEARRGSYNPTYLYYTLGKLQIYKLRDDYKKAKGADFRLQTFHDEFVRQGGLPIKLIRKIMLPGDTGPTL; this comes from the coding sequence GTGACCGCACTCCGATTCCCGGCCCTCGCCGGTTTACTTCTCGTCGCGCTTGTAGGGATCTCGCGCCCGCAACCTGTCGCTGCTGATACCCCCGCGCCGGCCGGTTTCGCCGCGTTCGTAGACGACTACTATGCCGCGCTCTTCGCGTGGGAGCCGAACCAAGCGACCTACGCGGGCATCCACGACTTCGATGAGAAACTGGCCGACCTGAACGCCCCAAACATTACCCACCGCGCTGACGTGCTCAAGAAGCTCCACGAGCGCCTGAAAACCCTTCGCGCCGGGAAACTGACCGCCGACGAAGCGATCGACGCGGAAACGCTCGACCACGCGATCCGCGCCGAGTTGCTGGAACTTGAAGTCGTGCGCGACTGGAAGCGGAACCCGGTTGTGTACTTGGGCAAACCGGCCGAGGGGATCGACATGCTGATGAAGCGGTCGTTCGCCCCGCCCGCGGACCGGCTCAAGGCGGTGATCGGGCGATTGAAAGCCGCTCCGCAACTGCTCGGCGCGATGAAAACGAACGTGGAGAACCCGCCGAAGGAATTCACCGATCTGGGTCTCATCGTGGCGAAGGGTTCGGTGAGCTTCTTCCGCAATGATCTGCCCGCATGGGCCAAAGATGCCGCGGGCAAAGACAAGAAGCTGTTCGCCGAGTTCGAGGCCGCCAACAAGCCGGTAATCGAAGCGTTCGAGGCCGCGGCGAAGTGGATCGAAACGGAACTGCTGCCGAAATCGAAGGGGAAGTACGCGATCGGCCCCGATGCATTCGTGAAGAAGCTCGAAACCGAGGAGATGCTCGACGTTCCGCTCGACAAGCTGCTCGCCATCGGCGAAGCCAACCTCAAGCGCGACCAGGAAACGTTCGTTGCCACCGCGAAGAAGATCGACCCGAAGCGGACGCCCGCCGAGGTGCTCGCGACGCTGAACGAGGACCACCCGAAGCCGGAAGACCTCGTGGGCGCGACGCGCGGGACCATCGAGCGCACCCGGAAGTTCCTCGTCGACAAGAAGATCGTGACCGTACCGTCGGAAGTGCGGCCGACGATCGCGGAGACGCCCGCGTTCATGCGCACCGGCGGGTTCGCGTCGATGGACACGCCGGGCGCGTATGAGACGAAGGCGACCGAGGCGTTCTACTACGTGACCCCGCCGGAAACGGAATGGGAGGCGCGCCGGAAGGTCGAGCACATGCGGCAGTTCAACAAGACGGGAATGGACATCATCACGATTCACGAAGCGTTCCCCGGGCACTACCTCCAGTTCCTCTACGCGAAGCAGTACCCGACGAAGGTGCGGAAACTGTACACGTGCGGCACGAACGTCGAGGGGTGGGCGCACTACGCGGAGCAGATGATCGTGGAGGAGGGCTACGGCGACGGCGACCCAAAGGTGCGGCTCGCCCAACTGAACGAGGCTCTGCTGCGCGACTGCCGGTACATCGTCGGGATCAAGTTGCACACGGAGGGCTGGACCGTGGAACAAGGAAAGAAGTTCTTCGTGGAGCAGGGGTACATCGAGCCGGAAACCGCGTTCCAGGAGGCTCGCCGCGGATCGTACAACCCGACGTACCTCTACTACACGCTGGGCAAGCTCCAGATCTACAAGCTGCGCGACGACTACAAGAAGGCGAAGGGGGCGGACTTCCGCTTGCAGACGTTCCACGACGAGTTCGTGCGCCAGGGCGGGCTGCCGATCAAACTGATCCGCAAGATCATGCTCCCCGGCGACACCGGCCCGACGCTGTAA
- a CDS encoding ABC transporter permease: protein MSFAPGELLEPPTEEWSVRWYREFFGSAKWTRALRTSAEVAVISVAGSLVGGLGLAVAVTRFHFCGRNLLSSAVLLPMFVPTVVLAMGLLPLVMLAGLQGRAYSLAAAHSLVSLPVVFLLLRNALTGADPDLERAARGLGAGPWTAFRRVTLPLIAPAVLAGAIIAFILSVNEFTFAVFLGTPRARTLPAALWPEARDKDTPLLAAASCVTVLFTLTGMWITARILRRL, encoded by the coding sequence ATGTCGTTCGCACCGGGCGAATTACTGGAACCGCCGACCGAAGAGTGGTCGGTCCGGTGGTACCGCGAGTTCTTCGGCTCGGCGAAATGGACTCGGGCGCTCCGAACTTCGGCCGAAGTCGCGGTGATCTCGGTCGCGGGTTCGCTCGTCGGCGGGTTGGGGCTAGCCGTTGCGGTCACGCGGTTCCACTTCTGCGGTCGAAACCTCCTCAGCAGTGCGGTCCTGCTGCCGATGTTTGTGCCCACGGTGGTGCTGGCGATGGGACTGTTGCCGCTCGTGATGCTCGCCGGCTTGCAGGGCCGAGCTTATTCGCTCGCCGCGGCGCACAGTCTCGTCAGCCTGCCCGTTGTGTTTTTGCTGCTACGGAACGCACTGACCGGTGCCGATCCCGACCTGGAACGCGCCGCACGCGGACTGGGAGCGGGACCGTGGACCGCGTTCCGCCGCGTGACGCTGCCGCTCATCGCTCCTGCGGTCTTGGCGGGGGCCATCATCGCGTTCATTTTGTCGGTAAACGAGTTCACGTTCGCCGTCTTCCTGGGAACGCCGCGTGCGCGCACACTCCCCGCGGCCCTCTGGCCAGAAGCACGCGACAAGGACACCCCGCTTCTCGCCGCGGCATCGTGCGTGACCGTGCTGTTCACGCTAACGGGCATGTGGATCACGGCGCGTATACTCCGGCGCCTGTAA
- a CDS encoding ABC transporter permease: MTPHSTRSVVPWLLAAPAIILLLALFAGPVLILLRTSLYESTGGTGFYRPSSWTFSAYSERLGERYGRGIVVFTVALGVAVAALSVAIGYPLALFIHSLPKRAKALALGAVILPKLTNVFVVLYGVNLLLGNTGPVNRVLLALGLTSEPILLTHNLFGVLVAETYLIMPYAVLVLVPALDRIDPTLTAAARGLGAGPWAAFRRVTLPLSLPGVAIAGQLCLIWALGAFVGPLLLGGPEQATLAVKVQKDSLGYGDWPRAAATAVLSLVTVAVCVALYSRPARALRRIGEARA; the protein is encoded by the coding sequence GTGACGCCGCACTCCACTCGCTCGGTCGTGCCGTGGTTGCTCGCGGCCCCCGCGATCATTTTGCTCCTCGCACTCTTCGCGGGGCCGGTACTCATTCTCCTCCGCACGAGTCTATACGAGAGCACGGGAGGGACGGGTTTCTACCGCCCCAGTTCGTGGACGTTCAGCGCCTACTCCGAACGCCTCGGCGAGCGATACGGCCGAGGGATCGTTGTGTTTACCGTCGCTCTCGGTGTCGCGGTTGCGGCGCTGAGTGTGGCCATCGGCTACCCACTCGCGCTGTTCATTCACTCTCTCCCTAAGCGCGCAAAAGCCCTCGCACTCGGCGCGGTGATCCTCCCGAAGCTGACGAACGTGTTCGTCGTTCTTTACGGCGTGAATCTGTTGCTCGGGAACACCGGTCCCGTGAATCGCGTGCTCCTCGCGTTGGGGCTGACGTCCGAGCCGATCCTGCTCACACACAACCTGTTCGGCGTGTTGGTGGCCGAAACCTACCTCATCATGCCCTACGCGGTGCTTGTGTTGGTGCCCGCACTGGACCGCATCGACCCAACATTGACCGCGGCCGCACGCGGACTGGGAGCGGGGCCGTGGGCCGCGTTCCGCCGCGTGACGCTACCGCTGTCTCTGCCTGGTGTCGCCATTGCGGGGCAGTTGTGCCTGATTTGGGCGCTGGGCGCATTCGTCGGTCCGCTTTTGCTCGGTGGACCAGAGCAGGCGACGCTCGCGGTGAAAGTGCAGAAAGACAGCCTGGGGTACGGTGATTGGCCGCGAGCCGCGGCAACGGCCGTGCTGAGCCTTGTGACGGTGGCCGTGTGCGTCGCACTCTATTCGCGGCCCGCACGTGCATTGCGCCGGATAGGAGAGGCACGTGCTTAA
- a CDS encoding ABC transporter substrate-binding protein: MNSHDVNRRGFLKTVGAALGAGGLLGGCSAPTPRGSDLSGRTLTVFVYSGLDKIFEDLFAKPFEAKTGATVVLDPGWEDSIAKLKTSPKGQPAFDLVLTDATQGYPAIKSGMFRQIDFNKVPNHKALAPGALDNWVAKERYGVTFHESAMTLAGNRKQTGRPLTGWGDLMRDDLRGKIALYEWFYMSLYTFACMKAAADKKPGSAHQMLTDDIGSVLDFAKRERDRVRFWWPTGPKMLQDLLQGNFAAGNAHSVTMLQMPKDKIDTVGFTTPEADRAFVQLMWVIPADTPNADLAEAAIDFLLTKDVQAAMAERGAGTSHVEAAREVAKENAVWAQTYPSTDEQFRTMKYFPYEAYFKDWDQIKKTWEQEILRKS; the protein is encoded by the coding sequence ATGAACAGTCACGATGTGAACCGGCGCGGGTTCTTGAAAACCGTGGGCGCAGCGCTCGGCGCGGGCGGGCTGCTCGGCGGGTGCTCAGCCCCCACGCCCCGCGGGAGCGACCTCAGCGGGCGCACGCTCACGGTGTTCGTGTACTCGGGATTGGACAAAATCTTCGAGGATCTGTTCGCCAAGCCGTTTGAAGCCAAAACCGGCGCGACGGTGGTGCTCGATCCCGGGTGGGAAGATTCGATCGCCAAGCTGAAAACGTCGCCCAAGGGCCAGCCCGCGTTCGACCTCGTACTGACCGACGCGACGCAGGGGTACCCGGCGATCAAGAGCGGGATGTTCCGGCAAATCGACTTCAACAAGGTGCCGAACCACAAGGCCCTCGCGCCCGGGGCGCTCGACAACTGGGTGGCGAAGGAGCGGTACGGCGTCACGTTCCACGAATCCGCGATGACGCTCGCCGGGAATCGCAAGCAAACAGGTAGGCCCCTAACCGGTTGGGGTGACCTGATGCGCGACGACTTGCGGGGCAAAATTGCGCTGTACGAATGGTTCTACATGTCGCTCTACACGTTCGCGTGTATGAAGGCCGCCGCGGACAAGAAGCCCGGCTCCGCGCACCAGATGCTCACCGATGACATCGGCAGCGTGCTCGACTTCGCCAAGCGCGAGCGCGACCGCGTGCGGTTCTGGTGGCCGACCGGCCCGAAAATGTTGCAGGATCTGCTACAGGGTAATTTCGCCGCGGGTAACGCGCACAGCGTCACGATGCTGCAAATGCCGAAAGACAAAATCGACACGGTCGGGTTCACGACACCCGAAGCCGACCGCGCGTTCGTGCAGCTCATGTGGGTGATCCCGGCCGACACCCCGAACGCGGACCTGGCCGAAGCCGCCATCGATTTCTTGCTCACCAAGGACGTACAAGCGGCGATGGCCGAGCGCGGTGCGGGCACGTCGCACGTCGAGGCCGCGCGCGAGGTCGCGAAAGAAAACGCGGTGTGGGCACAAACGTACCCCTCGACCGACGAGCAGTTCCGCACGATGAAATACTTCCCCTACGAGGCGTACTTCAAGGACTGGGACCAGATCAAGAAGACGTGGGAGCAGGAGATCCTGCGGAAGTCGTGA
- a CDS encoding putative sugar nucleotidyl transferase encodes MRICLFEDRRAADLYPLTFTRPASHLLCGLTTLGAKQARYFGANVVGHLCRPVLAEWLRERENAPVNDPTWLRAGPTVLVNGRWLAPPTAPIVLQDWLADGPFIGIANGEIVFAALDQRRLQAVSPATVEDCLRDWAQSLPCHEVGGTLIRYSWELIEHNGAEITRDFEVTCDPTEIGDHLTDITLVGSGDRLFIHPTARVEPHVVADTTNGPVVIGEGAVVTAFTRLEGPCGIGPHAHARNAQIRGGTSIGPHCRVGGEVEASIVLGYTNKSHDGYLGYSFVGEWVDIAAGVVAADQRCDFGPISAPVNGAKVLTNRTKMGSVIGDHAKICAGALLNCGSSIGAFTQVLPTGVPAPREVPAFHEVGPDGLKPLDATQLLAVAETVVRERGDEPVPQLSALYRTLAGAPEPAPEVAPPTLPAVPLRKSA; translated from the coding sequence ATGCGCATCTGCCTCTTCGAGGATCGCCGCGCCGCGGACCTGTACCCACTCACATTTACGCGCCCCGCGTCCCACCTGCTTTGTGGGTTAACGACACTCGGTGCGAAGCAGGCGCGCTACTTCGGTGCGAACGTCGTCGGGCACCTGTGTCGCCCCGTGCTCGCCGAATGGCTCCGCGAGAGAGAGAACGCCCCGGTCAACGATCCGACTTGGCTCCGCGCCGGCCCCACGGTTCTCGTGAACGGGCGCTGGCTCGCGCCGCCCACGGCGCCCATTGTTCTTCAGGATTGGCTCGCTGACGGGCCGTTCATCGGTATCGCGAACGGTGAGATCGTGTTCGCCGCGCTCGACCAACGCCGGCTCCAGGCGGTTTCGCCAGCCACGGTAGAAGACTGCCTGCGTGACTGGGCGCAGTCGCTCCCGTGCCACGAGGTTGGCGGAACGCTGATCCGCTATTCGTGGGAACTGATCGAACACAACGGCGCCGAAATTACACGTGACTTCGAGGTGACGTGCGACCCGACCGAGATCGGGGACCACCTTACCGACATCACGCTTGTTGGTTCCGGCGACCGGCTGTTCATTCACCCGACGGCGCGGGTCGAGCCGCACGTGGTCGCCGATACGACCAACGGACCGGTCGTGATCGGTGAGGGCGCGGTGGTGACCGCGTTCACGCGCCTCGAAGGGCCGTGTGGAATCGGCCCGCACGCACACGCCCGAAATGCACAGATTCGCGGCGGAACGAGCATCGGGCCGCACTGTCGGGTGGGGGGCGAGGTCGAGGCGAGTATCGTACTCGGTTACACGAACAAATCGCACGACGGCTACCTGGGTTACAGCTTCGTTGGTGAGTGGGTGGACATCGCGGCCGGTGTGGTCGCGGCCGATCAGCGGTGCGATTTCGGGCCGATTAGCGCGCCGGTGAATGGCGCCAAGGTGCTCACGAACCGCACGAAAATGGGGAGCGTGATCGGCGACCACGCGAAGATCTGTGCGGGCGCGCTACTCAACTGCGGATCGTCGATCGGTGCGTTCACTCAAGTGCTACCGACTGGTGTACCCGCGCCACGTGAAGTGCCGGCGTTCCACGAAGTGGGACCAGATGGGTTGAAGCCGCTCGACGCGACTCAATTGCTTGCCGTAGCAGAAACGGTAGTGCGCGAACGTGGGGACGAGCCGGTTCCGCAACTTAGTGCCTTGTATCGCACACTAGCAGGGGCACCGGAGCCAGCCCCCGAGGTCGCGCCTCCCACGCTACCCGCAGTCCCGCTCCGAAAGAGCGCGTAA
- a CDS encoding RNA polymerase sigma factor — protein MTTESDRLLINRVRKNDQTAWAELDKRYRGRLTAYVRRRLKDHASVEDVVQETFIGFSNSLVNYDDKRDLQTWLFTIAAHKVTDQLRKMGRLRYQSGTDTEDEAMGQAPDDRQRGASTLARSAEQREREEDALGQALRDLVRDFQLKGEWAKVMALELLYVKGWGNAEVAARLKRTEQDIANLKFQAKKRLHDHLVTAKLSPAVFPELQAE, from the coding sequence ATGACCACCGAATCCGATCGGCTGCTCATCAACCGCGTGCGGAAGAACGACCAGACCGCGTGGGCGGAACTGGACAAGCGGTACCGCGGCCGCCTTACGGCCTACGTGCGCCGGCGGCTCAAGGACCACGCCTCGGTCGAGGACGTGGTGCAGGAGACGTTCATCGGGTTCAGTAACAGCCTCGTCAACTACGATGACAAGCGCGACCTCCAGACGTGGCTGTTCACCATCGCGGCGCACAAGGTCACAGACCAGTTGCGGAAAATGGGCCGGCTCCGCTATCAGAGCGGTACCGACACCGAAGACGAAGCGATGGGCCAGGCACCCGACGACCGCCAGCGCGGTGCCTCCACCCTCGCCCGCAGCGCGGAACAGCGCGAGCGCGAAGAAGACGCACTCGGTCAGGCGCTCCGTGACCTCGTGCGCGATTTCCAACTGAAGGGCGAATGGGCGAAGGTGATGGCCCTCGAACTCCTGTACGTTAAGGGGTGGGGGAACGCCGAGGTCGCCGCCCGCTTGAAGCGCACCGAACAGGACATCGCGAACCTCAAGTTCCAGGCGAAAAAGCGCCTCCACGATCACCTCGTCACCGCGAAGCTCTCCCCCGCAGTCTTTCCGGAATTGCAGGCAGAGTGA
- a CDS encoding serine/threonine-protein kinase: protein MAMKFTYRSGQRPLDGFTLKRGVGQGAFGEVYFAVSDGGKEVALKLLTRGHTDAELRGVAHCINLKHPNLVHLFDLRVDSRSDQWVVMEYVFGESLAHVINKHPTGLPTQVIREWFAALCRGVGYLHNQGVVHRDLKPGNIFIEHGHLKIGDYGLSRRISGSEGSDLSRGVGTPYYMAPEIKNGNYTASIDIYACGIILYEMITGLRPFNGETPYEVLIKHITETPDLTKLPVPYREVLGRALEKDPAKRFSTAAELARAVEEMFAGGRRDPDMSTAASLTPTLPRARPVPPPLPIPAQPLDVPSDAVRPVAFPVPRDTRTKEKQLPSGPLTQTARDRLTELAGGFALTPLITAACTAPWAVFQGSVPWSLLGRVFVLSTVLAWSVMAIGRLPKRSENNPWGRRAIQLVVGLCIGAMAFWLDGWALPTGTANASSRDIVVFNHRLSQDTFGTGMKYLVYFGVTVAVSRWWTTTNRNRRERVRFIPIIAIAFWGSIFLFLWPTSESTPAMLGISVLVIATIAAQVASPWAGPPLKSARA, encoded by the coding sequence ATGGCGATGAAGTTCACATACCGGTCCGGGCAGCGCCCGCTCGACGGGTTCACCCTCAAGCGGGGCGTCGGCCAGGGCGCGTTCGGCGAAGTGTATTTCGCCGTGAGCGACGGGGGCAAAGAGGTCGCGCTCAAGCTCCTCACGCGCGGGCACACCGACGCCGAGCTGCGCGGCGTGGCGCACTGCATCAACCTGAAGCACCCCAACCTCGTTCACCTGTTCGACCTCCGAGTCGACTCCCGCAGCGACCAGTGGGTCGTGATGGAGTACGTGTTCGGCGAGTCGCTCGCGCACGTCATCAACAAGCACCCTACCGGGTTGCCCACGCAGGTCATCCGCGAGTGGTTCGCGGCCCTGTGCCGCGGGGTCGGCTATCTGCACAATCAGGGCGTCGTTCACCGCGACCTGAAGCCCGGTAACATCTTCATCGAGCACGGGCACCTGAAGATCGGCGACTACGGACTGTCCCGGCGCATCAGCGGGAGCGAGGGCAGCGACCTGAGCCGCGGGGTCGGTACGCCGTACTACATGGCGCCCGAGATCAAGAACGGGAACTACACCGCGTCCATCGACATTTATGCGTGCGGCATCATCCTTTACGAGATGATTACCGGCCTGCGCCCGTTCAACGGCGAGACGCCTTACGAAGTGCTCATCAAGCACATCACCGAAACGCCGGACCTCACGAAACTGCCGGTCCCGTACCGCGAGGTACTCGGCCGGGCGCTCGAAAAAGACCCGGCGAAGCGGTTCTCGACCGCGGCCGAACTCGCGCGGGCGGTCGAAGAGATGTTCGCTGGTGGGCGGCGCGACCCGGACATGTCCACGGCCGCGTCGCTGACGCCCACGCTCCCACGAGCGCGCCCGGTTCCCCCTCCGCTGCCGATACCGGCCCAGCCGCTCGACGTGCCGTCGGACGCGGTGCGCCCGGTCGCGTTCCCGGTGCCGCGCGACACGCGCACGAAAGAAAAGCAGCTACCCTCGGGTCCGCTCACGCAGACCGCCCGCGACCGGCTCACCGAACTGGCCGGCGGGTTCGCGCTGACGCCGCTGATTACGGCCGCGTGTACCGCGCCATGGGCGGTGTTCCAGGGGTCGGTGCCCTGGTCGCTGCTCGGGCGCGTGTTCGTACTCTCGACCGTGCTCGCGTGGTCGGTCATGGCCATCGGCCGGCTGCCGAAGCGGAGCGAAAACAACCCGTGGGGCCGGCGCGCGATTCAACTGGTTGTCGGACTGTGTATCGGCGCGATGGCGTTCTGGCTCGACGGCTGGGCGCTCCCGACCGGCACCGCGAACGCCTCCAGCCGCGACATCGTGGTGTTCAACCACCGGCTGAGTCAGGACACGTTCGGGACTGGGATGAAATATCTGGTCTACTTCGGTGTCACTGTTGCGGTGTCGCGCTGGTGGACGACCACGAACCGCAACCGGCGCGAGCGCGTGCGGTTCATCCCGATCATCGCCATCGCGTTCTGGGGCAGTATCTTCCTGTTCCTGTGGCCGACGAGCGAGTCCACCCCGGCGATGCTCGGCATATCCGTGCTGGTGATCGCGACCATTGCGGCCCAGGTCGCGAGTCCGTGGGCCGGTCCGCCGTTGAAGTCGGCGCGCGCGTAG
- a CDS encoding polynucleotide kinase-phosphatase, with protein MTIRIPEFALVLMVGPSGSGKSTFARKHFKPTEILSSDFFRGLLSDDEMNQAASDDAFEVLHLICAKRLARGKLTVIDATNVRPEARKPLLEMARKYHVQMTAVVFNFSADVCHARNQQRAVERPFGPHVTQRHAEDLRRSLARLEDEGIRRVHVLNSEEEVAGITFERYRLPVNRRDERGPFDIIGDVHGCLNELIALLTKLGYALTQSEDGWRVTPPEGRRLVFVGDLCDRGPDTPGVYRLVMDAVQRGVAFCVLGNHEDKLLRWMKTPDKVKQNHGLAQSVEQFEKEPPELRARVQEFIAKLPSHLVLDGGRLVVAHAGLTADMHGRVSGKVRAFAIYGDTTGESDEFGLPVRLNWAANYRARANVVYGHTPVLTPAWENRCICIDTGCVFGGTLTALRYPEQELVSVPAEKQYAESKRPLGEQRQPTPPSPLPEGKGEPARDPAVRGASSTDNSFSPFASGRRDGGVGSSDLDITDVIGRRNIETQFAGKITIREENAAAALEVMSRFAADPRWLIYLPPTMSPCEASALPDFLEHPAEAFRYYKQEGAERVVCEQKHMGSRAVVVVCKDETAAARRFGVSNESGIVYTRTGRRFFDDTATENAFLALARDALTAADWWTKFNTDWVALDGELMPWSAKAQELLRRQYAATGSAATAALAEVNKLLAPQAARPELAVLTARFGAKAEAVERFVASYRRYCWSVNSVTDLKFAPFFLLATEGKLYFDRTHDWHMRTLAELCGDPNRPFPLLHATPYRVVDLADASEVESATQWWLDLTNAGGEGMVVKPLEVLTKGRRFFVQPALKVRGREYLRIIYGPDYLAAEHLSRLKHRAVGAKRGLAAREFGLGLEGLERFARSAPLREVHECVFAVLALESEPIDPRL; from the coding sequence ATGACGATTCGCATCCCGGAATTCGCGCTCGTGTTGATGGTCGGCCCGTCGGGTTCCGGCAAGTCCACGTTCGCGCGCAAGCACTTCAAGCCGACGGAAATCCTCTCCTCCGACTTCTTCCGCGGGCTGCTCAGCGACGACGAGATGAACCAGGCCGCATCGGACGATGCGTTCGAGGTGCTGCACCTGATCTGCGCGAAGCGGCTCGCGCGCGGGAAGCTCACCGTGATCGACGCGACCAACGTGCGCCCCGAAGCGCGCAAGCCGCTCCTGGAAATGGCGCGGAAGTACCACGTCCAGATGACCGCGGTGGTGTTCAACTTCAGCGCGGACGTGTGCCACGCGCGGAACCAGCAGCGCGCGGTGGAGCGCCCGTTCGGGCCGCACGTCACCCAGCGCCACGCGGAAGACCTCCGGCGCTCACTGGCCCGACTCGAAGACGAGGGTATCCGGCGCGTGCACGTGCTGAACAGCGAAGAGGAGGTCGCCGGGATCACGTTCGAGCGCTACCGGCTCCCAGTGAACAGGCGCGACGAGCGCGGACCGTTCGACATCATCGGCGACGTTCACGGGTGCTTGAACGAGCTGATCGCGCTGCTCACGAAACTCGGTTACGCGCTCACCCAAAGCGAAGACGGCTGGCGCGTGACGCCCCCGGAGGGGCGCCGACTCGTCTTCGTGGGCGACTTGTGCGACCGCGGACCGGACACGCCCGGCGTGTACCGTCTCGTAATGGACGCGGTGCAGCGCGGGGTCGCGTTCTGCGTGCTGGGTAACCATGAAGACAAGTTGCTCCGGTGGATGAAGACGCCCGACAAGGTGAAGCAAAACCACGGTCTCGCGCAATCGGTGGAGCAGTTCGAGAAGGAACCGCCGGAGCTGCGCGCGCGCGTGCAAGAGTTCATCGCGAAGCTCCCGTCGCACTTGGTTCTGGACGGCGGGCGCCTCGTCGTCGCGCACGCGGGGCTGACCGCGGACATGCACGGGCGCGTTTCCGGGAAGGTGCGCGCGTTCGCGATCTACGGCGACACGACCGGCGAGAGCGACGAATTCGGTTTGCCCGTTCGGTTGAACTGGGCCGCGAACTACCGCGCCCGCGCGAACGTCGTTTACGGCCACACACCTGTACTCACGCCCGCGTGGGAGAACCGGTGCATCTGCATCGATACGGGGTGCGTGTTCGGTGGCACGCTGACCGCGCTGCGCTACCCGGAACAAGAGCTGGTGAGCGTGCCCGCGGAGAAGCAGTACGCGGAATCGAAGCGCCCGTTGGGGGAACAAAGACAACCTACCCCCCCATCCCCCCTCCCCGAAGGGAAGGGGGAGCCGGCGCGCGATCCCGCTGTGCGTGGGGCTTCGTCGACCGACAATTCTTTCTCCCCCTTCGCTTCAGGGAGGAGGGATGGGGGGGTAGGTTCCTCCGATCTCGACATCACCGACGTGATTGGTCGGCGCAACATCGAAACGCAGTTCGCGGGGAAGATCACGATTCGCGAAGAGAACGCGGCGGCAGCACTAGAAGTGATGTCCCGGTTCGCGGCTGATCCGCGGTGGCTGATTTACCTCCCACCGACGATGTCTCCGTGCGAAGCGTCAGCCCTACCCGACTTCCTGGAGCACCCGGCGGAAGCCTTCCGGTACTACAAGCAGGAGGGCGCGGAGCGCGTGGTGTGCGAACAGAAGCACATGGGTTCGCGCGCCGTCGTCGTCGTGTGTAAGGACGAAACCGCAGCGGCCCGGCGCTTCGGCGTGAGTAACGAGAGCGGCATCGTCTACACGCGAACCGGTCGGCGGTTCTTCGACGACACCGCGACCGAAAATGCGTTCCTCGCGCTGGCACGCGACGCGCTCACGGCCGCTGACTGGTGGACGAAGTTCAACACGGATTGGGTGGCGCTCGACGGCGAGTTGATGCCGTGGTCGGCCAAAGCTCAAGAGCTGTTGCGCCGCCAGTACGCCGCCACCGGTAGCGCGGCGACGGCTGCGCTAGCCGAAGTAAACAAGCTCCTGGCGCCCCAAGCCGCGCGCCCTGAACTCGCCGTACTCACGGCCCGTTTCGGTGCGAAAGCGGAGGCCGTGGAGCGATTCGTTGCGTCGTACCGGCGCTACTGTTGGTCGGTGAACTCGGTCACGGACCTGAAGTTCGCACCGTTCTTCCTGCTCGCGACCGAGGGTAAACTCTATTTCGACCGCACCCACGACTGGCACATGCGCACTCTCGCGGAGTTGTGCGGCGATCCGAACCGTCCGTTTCCGCTCCTCCACGCGACTCCGTACCGCGTGGTCGATCTCGCGGACGCGAGCGAAGTCGAGTCCGCGACGCAGTGGTGGCTCGACCTCACGAACGCGGGCGGCGAGGGGATGGTGGTCAAACCGCTCGAAGTGCTGACGAAGGGCCGGCGGTTCTTCGTGCAACCGGCGCTGAAAGTTCGTGGGCGCGAGTACCTGCGAATCATCTACGGGCCAGATTACCTCGCCGCGGAACACCTCTCGCGGCTGAAGCACCGGGCGGTCGGGGCGAAGCGCGGGCTCGCCGCACGCGAGTTCGGTCTGGGCCTCGAAGGGCTGGAGCGCTTCGCCCGCAGCGCCCCGCTGCGTGAAGTCCACGAATGCGTGTTCGCGGTTCTGGCACTGGAAAGCGAACCCATCGACCCGCGGTTGTGA